The stretch of DNA TTTTTTGGTCTTTCAGGGTTTGAGGCTGTGAGCAATAAAAGTAATGGTCACTAATTGTATGTACATTTAAATGTGACAAAAAACTActattgaaaatacaaataaaaagacaagTAAGGTGAAATTCTTATCCGCATCGTATTCCTTAACATATACGGCAAACCTTGatattctttctttcctttttcactGCGTGACGTCCTCGTTTATGTAAATAACGATACAATAGATGGAACAGAACTGCATGAAGTCAGCTAATATAATGTTATCTTTACTTTAGTTTTGTCGAAGAATAATGCAAATTTCTATAGGACCTGTACAAAGATAGACCTTTACGCCCAGTTTCGTAATTTCCTAATTCTTTTCCTCACAAAATTagcgtttttgtttttttggctgaAATATTTACGATCCTTGTCCTCTCAAGCAACACTTACGAGACAGACTCAACTTGGCCAAGTCTATTTTCATTGTCTTTCTTCCACTCTTGGAAAAAGTTTGTTGAACCGGCGGTTTCATCTTTTCCGTTTAACTTTCTTATAATTCCGTTCTTGTTCAGTAGAAAGTAACCAATCCAAGGGGCTGGTGGGAGATCGCAGAGACGTATACGAGCACTGATCGTATCATACCTATGGATAGAATGTGTGGTTTCCGTTCGACGGTAGACTATTCGGAGAAACCGGCGCTGATGATGATGCCGTCAGATTACCAGTCTTTGCTCTGTTCATCTGCCGGAGACAATCGCGTGTTTGGATCCGACGAACTAGCTACCGCTTTGTCGTCCGAGACACCTTGGATCTCTCCTCAGCGTATACGAAAACCTGAGGATAGTTTCTCGCTTGGCTTGATCAAATCGAAGATTGCTTGTCATCCTTTGTATCCTCGCTTGCTCCAAACCTACATCGATTGCCAGAAGGTGATCTCATGACCATTAAACATACAAGATAGATCAGTACTGTCATACATATTTTGTGCTTTGAAGGTGTTTTGGAAATTAGGGTTAAGCGTTAGTGATTTTACATGTTGTTGTTCTTAAAGCATATATGCACATCTATGTGCCTCGCCTtccctagttttttttttgttgcaataTTAAGATGTTTCTTTTAGtagacccattttttttacctaacaTAATAAGATGGAGAACTTAACTATATCTAATAAACAATTGAATTTGAAGTTGATGTgtgtgattgttttgtttttggttattgattgatCAAGGTGGGAGCGCCTATGGAGATAGGGTGCATATTGGAAGAGATTCAGAGAGAGATGTACAAGAAGCGAGATGTTACTCTCATTTCTAGCTTTGGAGATGATCCTGAGCTTGACGAATTCATGGTTTCTTTCTCACTAGTCCTTTTTGTctcatctattaattttttttttctttttttttttttttatattaatatacattttttttttgtgtggtgcGATTTAAGGAAACCTACTGTGATATACTGGTTAAATACAAATCTGATCTCGCGAGGCCGTTTGATGAGGCTACGAATTTTCTGAACAAGATCGAAACGCAGCTCCAGAACCTGTGCATTGGTCCCGCGTCAGTTAAAGGCCTTTCAGGTTAGCACTATATGATCTTTCTAGGTTTAATGTACTCTTGATTTCTTGTTTGCTGTACAACCACATCCTCGAACCTGTTGCTTGTTCACTCTCGTAGTGTTTTCATTGATCTTTGTGCACTATCCTCTCGATCTGTGTCCTTGCGTTAATTTTCACCTTACAAATCGAGCGGATTTGAGAATCTCTCCCCATAACTTTCCCTTTAGGTTCTAGGAATTGATGTACATCTTCTGAGTTctgacagattttttttctttcttttgttttctatttatcctttttaaaaataaaacaataaacgaGAAAGAGCTTAGTAGATCCGGTTAGACAACCCAAGGTATTAAAAAGGTATGaaagagcaaaagaaaacactaaaaCCCTAGTTTTGGAGGATATTAACCATGATTGCGTCAGTACATCTTTACATAGTTGGTAAAATCTTGGAAAATAGAAAACACATGCTTTAGATGGGTGCATGACCTTGGCACAGCTTTGTgccatttattttcttcaatcaATTATATGGTTTAGCAGTGCTAGGGGTAAGGAGTAGGTAGGATTTTCACTGGTagtgatatttatttttctattgatCTTTTGGTGTGgtatacttttcttttgtttctttataataatatacttgTAACTTGTATTATTATCTTCTCCTCTGTCAGAAGAAAAATGGGTCTATGAAAGCAAAAACTTTTGCGCTAGAGATTCTGATTTTGACAATTCAGTGTCGTACTGACACTTACTGTATTTAATTTGCTTCTTTCCAGTGAAAATCTAATGATAGAGAAAAAACCTAGTCATAAATTCCACTTATTTTCTCCAGCTTGTTGTTTTGGTTCATGTTTAGATCATATGAGTAGCTATTGCTTATGTTGTTTGCATCTTCATTAATATCCGGTGGGTAAAACAAATGTTAGTTCTTGATTGCTCCAACTTCTCTTGGTGAATGAACCAAAGTTTATGCTACTTTTTCACAGTAAGTGTCAGACTTAAGTTTTATCCCTATCACTTTAGTTTATActattagagagagagaaaacaaatattgtgtataatgagtataaacataaacttgaatagaaaattatttttgaatcgGAGGGTCTAGTTGGTAATCAACTAGACATTAGCCTTTCTTACTGGATACATTGTACCCCCTAACCTAAGAGCCTTACAGTTGAATTCTGCTTTGTCCTGTGTGTTCATATCCCATGTACAAATCACTGGTGTGCTTATTATTTTTCACGAACCCATCTGACTTAGTAAACCAAAGAAGTCTTTTGATCAGGTCAAATAGTTGGATTTTGTCTTTCTTTAGCCTGGAAAAGCTAAAACAAATTTGTAGATTATGTTATATGTGGCCATAAAGAATGCTTGATGGCCAATTGGCTTGTATCTTCTCCATGTCGTGTACCTCGTGGTTACTATGTAGCTTCGGTTGTACTTTGTTAGCAAGAGTTGTTACTACTAATCggcatatataattaatttggagTTTGCGTAGGGAATCATGTCCAAAAGGTTTTAGAACAGATCTTCAGCTTGAATATTCTATTAGTGGACTAATGTTTAGTATAATCTTATCTTTAATGGTTGGAAGTACAACTTGCCATTTTTGGGTAATCTCGTGTATATTCTTTTtgattggatatatatatatattagtactGTATTACCTTCTGAGTTCTGAACATCTTCTCCTCGACCaatatctttatctttttttaactctccagaatcttttttcttttcttttcaactgAATACATCgtaaactaataaaagaaatCCTATTATGTATTCGTTTCACCTGTAGTTTTCAGAGTCACgtggttttggtttcttttcgTGCTAATATGTTTTAGGGATAAACCAAAAGCTCTTTTCAACTGATATAATGTATTTAttgtacttcttttttttgttcttgctaTTTTGTGATTAACCCTTTTCGCAATTAGCTCATTTACCGTATGCTGTTTGTGACACCTGATGAGTTGGTATAAGCGTATGTTTGTGGGCATGATCAATCTTGGTCATGGCTTTTGTTCCAATCTTGTCATATCGACATATCCTAGAAAACACTTGGTGTTAGTAGCTAGGTTACTACACTAGTTGTTTCCATTACCATGATAATTGATAGCCATATGGCATGGTGCACTGCATCCGTCTATGGGAGCTTAGGTCTCATTGCAGTTTATGCATGCATGTTAGCATGTATAATCTCTATTCCTAAGAAACCAGTTGGCTGGAATCGAAAGCCTGTTGTTTTGAACAAAAGTACTATGTCATGGTACATTAGTTGCTTCACCAGTTCTAGACACGATGGTCATTTGAAAAGTCTTGTGTATTGTCTTGCACATAGTAGGATGATCCTAAAAATCTGCATTTGTCAGGTATATTAATATACTGATAAACTGTTTGGTTATGTCACCACCTTCGTTGATAGAATAGTCCTTTGACACCAAAAACAATCAATGCATGATAAGCTTGAATTAGAAACCTTTTAGCCTCTTTTGATTTCTAAatagaagaagttgaagataGCTCGAGATATCGGGCATATGGGGTGGTCGGGTGTCACATGGACTCCCGTGGATTCCGCTAGTGGATCCCTCTGTGACCCAATCACAACTCTCTCTTTTAAGCTTTTGTGTTCATTTGATTTTCATTATAAAGGAAAagttagaaaagaaaataggGGAGAGACATGGGGTTTCACTTCTGTACAACGCAATCATCTATGACTAATGCTTCTCCACTCTCTTCCTATCTTTTTCAACTGTTGCTTAGTGGTTGTCATTACCTCTGTTCGTTTGTTCCCCTGCTGAGTCATGCATATTTCCACGTGTCTACCGTTTTTTGGGAAGTGTACAAGTCTATCTAGTTTTTTTATCAGTGcgtgttctctctcttttgcattgcattgataaaaaattaaaaacaaaccaaattcgGCTAATAGAGAAAAGATCAAACTTAGTTATTGTTGCACATGCCTTCTTTAACTAGCAAAGGTTACTGGATGATAGGTGTGAACTATCTTTGTCTGATTTGCCTAGGGATCAGCCCCATGTGTTCTATGTATTTAAgatgttctatatatattttccctCATGTTTTGCATATTTATTTGCTGACAAGTCCAAACTCATTGCTTCTTTAATTTTGCCTTAGTAATTGTCGGTATATTAGTGTCTTTCTCTAATCACTACTAGGTGATCACTGGTTGGAAAATTATAGTGCTAATAATTTGGCCATTAATCATATGTTAAATTCAAACTTGAATCTCCTTGTATTAAGGCTAGCCTTTTGGTAGGAACAACATAGGGGTCACTGGTCAGTATGGTGACTGGACATAAATAAAATGGgccattacaaaaaaattcataaatgttGGGGAAGCGTTATTTCCGGGGGTCACTAAAAAGTCTCACAAAGGTGACATGTGTCGTGGCTCAGGTGGGCAGTGGTAAGCCCCAGAGAGCAGGTCGTCCCCTGACAAGTATGGTCAATGCTAAACTATTCAGTCACTGCGAAAGTGTTGTTGTGAATATGTTACATCGATGTTTTCTAGCTATCCTTATATTCCCCCTTTTACCCCTAAACCTTTGGTTCTCTCTTCTTTATGCGTCTTGGCTCTTTTTTCGTGTTTTGGCCCACTTAAGCATTTAGCTGAGCCTACAAGTATTTAGTGTTGGTTATGTAATGTTTAACAGTATTTACAGCCATTCATTCTCCTAGTAAGTACATTTGTATTGATATTACACGTATTTGGCTCAAACATGCATGGGATATATGCATTATTGAGAATCTTAAGCATGACATGATTCTTATGTATGAACAGATGATGGAGCGGTTTCATCTGACGAGGAACTGAgagaagctgatgatgatgagagccAACAAAGAAATAATGACCGGGATCTCAAGGACCAGCTGCTCCGTAAATTCGGTAGCCATATCAGTTCATTGAAACTCGAGTtctctaagaagaagaagaaaggaaagctACCAAGAGAAGCTAGACAAGCGTTGCTCGATTGGTGGAATGTTCATTATAGATGGCCTTACCCCACTGTAAGTCCCCTTTCTGAATTCACAGTAACCTAGTAGCATACACTTATGGATACCGGATATTAATTTGTTCCGGCATGTCAATCCTAGGCTAACTACTGGTGTGTTAATATTCGCATCACAAAATGTGTGTAGGAAGGTGACAAAATAGCCCTGGCTGAAGAAACGGGTTTGgatcaaaaacaaatcaacaattgGTTTATAAACCAAAGGAAACGTCATTGGAAGCCTTCGGAGAACATGCCGTTCGCAATGATGGACGATTCTAGTGACACATTCTTTActgaagaatgaaaaaaaaaaaaaaaagatatgagatTTTGTGTATTCACACAATGCGCTGTAATATTAATTGTTtcccaagaaagaaaaaaaaaaggagtaaaaaGCTTTGGTACATGGGACGTCATCGCCTCATCGGGACTGAATGTACTAGAATTATGTCAAATATATATCCTCCAGTAGTCAAGTGAAAGAACACCAAAACGAGCCGTTTTTGTGTGATCAAATGATATTATCATTTTATCTTCTTTCACCATTTCCTTGGAAGCAAATTCTATTATTTGCTTTATATTCTTCCAACGAAAGTATTTAAGAGGCAAaatttcttatgtaaccattAAGTTGATCGGTATCATACCTTTGGCTTGATGTGCATATATAGAAGATCCATGAAAGTTGCATTAGTCTCGGTGATAGCAAAATCATGCATCATGATAGGCTCTGATATAGTAAATGTGACTGGATTATGCATAATGCCATCTTTCGAGATCACTTTGTATGTGAGATAAGGTGGCGGTATACGAATAGCCGAATGTTAACATTTCACGTAAAGAGGGAGTCCGTGACGACGGGTCATCATGCCAACAGAAATTGTAAGAACTTGTTTCTCAAGAAATAGTGAAGACCTACCCGTAACCAAATATGGAGGTGTACTCCTCAGATTCTAAACCTCACTTGCACAGGTATGGGATATTAGACGGAGAAGATTAAAGAAAGATCTTCCTGGTCATGAGGATGAGGTATTAGCACTTTGAAAAGCTTAATGTTTCCGGCCTGCTTGAAAATGTTAATCGCTTAAATGTTTGTTAATCGTGTGTGGATAGGTTTATGCAGTGGACTGGAGTCCAGATGGTGAGAGAGTAGTCTCCGGTGGTAAAGATACAGTTTTGAAGCTATGGGTGGGTTGAAGAGATAGATGCCTAGagtttgattaatttattatacacaTTGATGAAGCGTTAGCTCTAGCTAGTAGCTAGTATTAGACAAGTTATTTTTCTAGCCTTATACAGTTATACTTTTATATACTCTATGTCTGTCTTTGAACAAGTGGCGGTGAGTGACAACGAGATTAGTTGGAATTGAACAAATGCTTCACTATTGAGTATAATGATCTGCAGATATCGTTGAGTACATCTTTTCTCGTCATTTGTACTAATACATAAATGACTTACCATATCACCATTGCAAATACTCTATTTCACATCTTTATATTCTATACTATAACTACCTTGTCTCACTGATTTATacacaaaattttagtttctgCTCACAGATTTTATATTCTGTTATTCTTATACACTTCTTCAAAGCTCATCTACCATAAAAGGAACTTTGTGAGACAGTGGCAAGAGATGCACAACCAGCTGAGTCGCCATCAGAACCATCTCGGAGTTCCATTACTCTTTCGTCCATAAACGGAGGATTACTAGGCAACGGCAGgatttcctctttgttctttagCATATGCAACAACTTTGACATTGATGGTCTTAGCGACGGGATCTCTTGAGTACACAAGAGCCCTATTTGAACAACCCTTGTTATGTCCTTTTTGATGATGTGACTGTCATTCTGATTCTTCCAATTCAGGTTTGGATCATATATTTCCTCCAATTCTCCTGACTGAAAATTCTTCCATgccttccaaaaaaaaaacataattagtaTGAGAAGTGAAATCTTACTGACAATTTCAAACTCCCACAAGACAAAATCTGTCTAATTAACTTACTTCTGTAATCAGACTGTCTGAGTAATCTGACATTTTGCTTTTGGTGTTCTGCTTTCCAGTTGCAATCTCTAGTACAAGAACTCCAAAGCTGTAGACATCTACCATCTCTGTTAGCTGACCGTGTGCCAAGTACTCCGGAGCCATATAACCTCTGCAGATTCATAACTCATAAGTATTGGATCAGCTCAAACATTTCAAGTTTCTGGTGTATTTTTCGAAATATACTTACAATGTCCCTGCAATGGCAGTGCTGATATGGCTCTTATCGTCCTGGAACGATCTGGCCAGCCCAAAGTCAGCAATTTTAGCATGAAGCTTTGAATCTAGCAGAATGTTACTTGCTTTTATATCTCTGTGAATAATCTTCACACTTGACTGCTCATGCAGATACACCAATCCCTCAGCTGTTCCAACAATGATGGCATATCTTCTCTGCCAGTCTAACGTTTTACCTCTGTTCACGTCTGTAACAGCAACAAATGAAGAATGATTTGGTCAGATTTTGCATTCAGGGTCAGACAAATGAAACTCATCAAATAGTATTATAAGTAGTTACCGAAGATGAATCGATCAAGGCTCTTGTTCTGAAGGTATTCATAGACAAGGAGGCTCTCTGGTCCTGAGCAGCTGCAACCAAGCAGCCTGACAAGGTTCTTGTGTTCCACAGTGCTGATCATGTTGACTTCATTGTAGAAATCTGCTGCTCTATGTCTGTTGTTGAAGAACAACCGCTTCACAGCGATATCTCTTCCGTCTGGAAGAACACCCTAAACACAAGAGAGATGCCACTAGAGATCACTTATTTGCTTTTACAAGAAGATAGAAAGAGAAAGCCATGATCTATCTATTCATCATACCTTATAGACAGTTCCAAATCCGCCTTGTCCAAGCTTGTTTGCCTCGTCAAATGAACCTGTGGCCTTCTCTAATGTTGAGTATTTGAAGTTCAAGTTACTGTCTTTCAGAGTTTTCGCCATTTTTTCCACATCATTTGATCCTGAAGAGCACCAAAAAGCTTAGTTCAAACACTCAAATCATTCTATAAACCAATTcatcaaaaataagaaactaagctaacctcttctcttcttctgtaTGGTCCGACGTTTGCAGATATAAACACCTACTGCTACTCCAATCATGAAGACAACCACAGAGCTAAGTACTGACACCACAATCACTACTACAGAGCCTGAAAAAACTCAATCAATCGGCAAAAAATGGTTAGCTATGAACAAGCGATTCTAGAGAATAACACAAAACCTTTATTGTGTTACCTTTTGATCTTCCGTTTCTTGGTATCTTGTTCAAGAAATCGTGATCAGAGTACCTAAGGAAACATCCAGTGTGAAGCGCACGTCCCTCTGACCACGGCAAACAACCTTTAACCACAGACACAGACGCGTTCTCCAAACACTTTTTACAATTACCAGGACTCAAAGTTCTCCAGCAATTCGCCAACACAAACGCTGACTCAGATTCAGATTCACCCGCCTTCGCAGAGGCACGAGCGTACCCTCCAGTTCCAGAAGCCTCAGCAACCGCATTACTCAACCCTTGTCTCACCGCATCACCGAAAGTTTCACTCTTTCTCGTCTTGTTCCCACACACAACGGTATCTTCAGGTCCTCTGTATTCATTATAGAAACTATAATTCTCAGCTCTCATGAAACATCCGTCAAGAAAGATCCTACCACCGTTCTGAGGATAACACTGAGGAAGCATCGTACGTGCTTCCGCGTAGCAGAGGACACAGTCGTTTAAAGGAAGATCTCCGTAGCACTGAGCGAGACCGTAGTTAGCGTCAGGTCCTGTACCGGTAAGGGCAACTCCGAAACCAGCGGTTTGAACTTTTGTGCTGATTTTTTCCATGGTGGTTACGAAATTGGGGACGTAAGCGGTTTCGTTGTGCTCGAGTTGAGGTGAGCAAGTGACTTTAACGGCTCGTGCCCTTGCGTCTCCTGTGATTGGACGGAgtaatgaaagaagaaagattaaGAGACATGGCAAGtacagaggatgatgatgatgagattgttctttcttcatctttttagtttttgattgaaAGAGATCAAAAGGGCTTGGCTTTGTGTTCTGTTTCAGGGTATGgaattgagaaagaagaagcagagagatttGAGAATTGGGAATGATGAAACTGAAGAAATTGTTTAAGAAAGAGAGGAAATTTCAAAAGCCTTGACTTTGATGATtaacttggttttggtttgttataCAGTAGTCAACCCAATTTGCTGTATCTATCTATCAATATGTGTAGTTGTTGTACTGATTagtcaaaaaagtaaaaatttaatatgatattttggggtttttttttcttcgtctaGAGCGAGTGGAAGAACATAAATGAGGGAGGGAGTTTAAGTCTTGCATTCATACTTGGACGACCGAACCAGCTCGATCTTGTTGAAGTCGTTGTCTTCATTCAGATATTTGTCGGCTTTTGTAAACCTAAAAACCGGTGGACCAATTAATAATTTAGCTCATTCATCTGGAGTGGAGCCGGTTCGGTTTACTTGGATAATCCATTTAACCAAATATGTTCTGAATATTTCAAGAAAAGGAAACGTCACATGCCCGTAGTGTTACGTTACAACAACGACGACGACATAACATTCAACAAAATATGATTAAGATATGGCAAATGGATAAACTAAAGTTGGACtactttaaatttaaaaaataggtTGTTAGTTGATTTTGTAGTGCTAGTTGGTTGacgtcaaaaagaaaaacaaaacaaaataggcCTGGACCTGGTAGTCTGGTACCATTTACATGGTGACATGGTCAAAGTTTTCCAAGATAATTACAAAGAAGTAGATGGTCATTCAATTCTAAAAATGTTAAACTAGTTAGTTGGCTAGTATAAAGACCTGGTATAATAAGCTTATGGTATACATGTATTTCTCCATgacctgaatttttttttgtaacttaaaaaacttgaaaacgTAGAAACgttgttgatttgtttaatgtaaaaaaacacTATCATAAAACTCAAGAAACAATTGCATAACCGTGTATCATAAACAAAGCTACTGAAGCATAAACCGAATCACTACAATCAAAACCGAGACTAAACCAGAATCTGTCCTCACTCCCCACCATGTGACCTCCTCTAACACCTAGTTTCTATAACATTGACGTGGCACATACATAACACTCAGTTAGTTACACACGATTTAATTGTCATCTCACACTTTTTTGTACATATACACAAGATGATTCAGAACCCACACTAAAAGATTCTCATCTAGGTTCGAAGAAACTTGAACTCTCGGTTATGTAGTCACTCCTTGATCCTGAAGAATTAGACTGATTCGTCGTGGGAGTCA from Camelina sativa cultivar DH55 chromosome 9, Cs, whole genome shotgun sequence encodes:
- the LOC104712599 gene encoding homeobox protein knotted-1-like 2, giving the protein MDRMCGFRSTVDYSEKPALMMMPSDYQSLLCSSAGDNRVFGSDELATALSSETPWISPQRIRKPEDSFSLGLIKSKIACHPLYPRLLQTYIDCQKVGAPMEIGCILEEIQREMYKKRDVTLISSFGDDPELDEFMETYCDILVKYKSDLARPFDEATNFLNKIETQLQNLCIGPASVKGLSDDGAVSSDEELREADDDESQQRNNDRDLKDQLLRKFGSHISSLKLEFSKKKKKGKLPREARQALLDWWNVHYRWPYPTEGDKIALAEETGLDQKQINNWFINQRKRHWKPSENMPFAMMDDSSDTFFTEE
- the LOC104712600 gene encoding cysteine-rich receptor-like protein kinase 2, whose product is MKKEQSHHHHPLYLPCLLIFLLSLLRPITGDARARAVKVTCSPQLEHNETAYVPNFVTTMEKISTKVQTAGFGVALTGTGPDANYGLAQCYGDLPLNDCVLCYAEARTMLPQCYPQNGGRIFLDGCFMRAENYSFYNEYRGPEDTVVCGNKTRKSETFGDAVRQGLSNAVAEASGTGGYARASAKAGESESESAFVLANCWRTLSPGNCKKCLENASVSVVKGCLPWSEGRALHTGCFLRYSDHDFLNKIPRNGRSKGSVVVIVVSVLSSVVVFMIGVAVGVYICKRRTIQKKRRGSNDVEKMAKTLKDSNLNFKYSTLEKATGSFDEANKLGQGGFGTVYKGVLPDGRDIAVKRLFFNNRHRAADFYNEVNMISTVEHKNLVRLLGCSCSGPESLLVYEYLQNKSLDRFIFDVNRGKTLDWQRRYAIIVGTAEGLVYLHEQSSVKIIHRDIKASNILLDSKLHAKIADFGLARSFQDDKSHISTAIAGTLGYMAPEYLAHGQLTEMVDVYSFGVLVLEIATGKQNTKSKMSDYSDSLITEAWKNFQSGELEEIYDPNLNWKNQNDSHIIKKDITRVVQIGLLCTQEIPSLRPSMSKLLHMLKNKEEILPLPSNPPFMDERVMELRDGSDGDSAGCASLATVSQSSFYGR